CGGCCAAGCGCGCCGCCAAGCTGGCGGCCGCGATCACCGGCGCGGACACCGGCGCGCTGTATCAGCTGGCGCTGGCACAGCGTGCCGGCGACGCCGACGATTGATGCCGGTGCCCGCGCGCGGGCCTGCAGGCCAGAATGTAAGGAGTAGGTGTCAGCGCGCGGCAGCATGCGGCGGCGCTGGCGCGCTCAGCGGCGCTTGCGCTTGACGGTCTTGCCGCTGGCCTTGGCCTTGCCCGCCTTGGCGGGCGCCAGCGAATTGGCCAGTTCCGGCACGGACACGTCGTCATCGCCACTGCCGTCGCCGGCCTCGGTGCCGCCGGCATCGACCTGCGGGCCCAGCGCGGCAACTTCGGTGCGGGTCAGGCGGCGGATCTCGACGTTGGTGGCACCGCGCTCGACAAAGCCCAGGCGGCGCGCCGCGCCGTAGGACACATCCAGCACGCGGTTGCCGTGGTACGGGCCGCGGTCATTGATGCGCAGCACCGCGACCTTGTTGTTGCGCAGGTTGCGCACCAGCACCCAGCTGTCCAGCGGCAGCGACGGATGCGCCGCGGTCATGGCGCGCATGTCGAAGCGCTCGCCGTTGGCGGTCTTGCGGCCGTGGAAGCCCTTGCCGTACCACGAGGCCTCGCCGCGCTGCTCGAACGTGCCGATGTCGGCGCGCAGCCCTTCGAGCGAGTTGCCGCTGCGGCCTTCGTCGGGGTCATAGCCGAACAGGTTCCAGCTGCCGGTGTCGGGCGCGCGCGCGGCGGGCTTGGCCTCGGCGCGCTCGGTCCGGGCGGGCTTGCTGTTTTTTGCCGCGCGCGTGGGCACGGCATCGCCGGCGTCGGTGCCGGCGATATCGCTTTCGGGCGGCGTGGCACAGGCGGCCAGCACCACGGCGCATGCGGTGCAGGCGCCGAGCTTGGCCAGCTGTTGCCAGCGCTTGGGGAGAGCGGAGATCCGTAACATGGGCGGCAGTCTAACATTGACTGTTTGGGACTATCTCTTTCAATTTGTTACGAAATCTGTGCGATTTCGCACGATCGGGGCCTAATTGGCCGGGATCCCGCTTGTGGCAAGGGATTCCGGCCGATGCGGCGCGGCCCGCGAAGCTGCCGCATCGATCACTTCGGAGCTGCCGGGCGTGCCCGACCTTCGCGGCGCTACAATGCTGAGCACTGCCACGATCGCGCCACCAAAAGGCCGGATCCGATACCCGCCGGCCACATAAGATTTCCATGAAAGCCCTGCTCATTCCCGTCACGCCCTTCCAGCAGAACTGTTCGCTGCTGATCGATGAAAGCACCGGCGCCGCCGCGGTCTGCGATCCCGGCGGCGATCTCGACCGCATCCGCGCGGCGGTGTCAGAGCAAGGCGTCACACTGGAAAAGATCTTCCTGACGCACGGCCACGTCGACCATTGCGCCGGCGCCGCGGCGCTGTCGCGCGAACTCGGCATCCCGATCGAGGGCCCGCACCAGGACGAGCGCTTCTGGATCGAGCAGCTGCCCGAGCAGACGCGCCGCTTCGGCTTCGGCCACGCCGAGAGCTTCGAGCCCGACCGCTGGCTCGAGAACGGCGACACCGTGCAGTTCGGCAACGAAACCCTGGAGGTCTATCACTGCCCCGGCCATACCCCGGGCCACGTGGTGTTCTTCTCGCGTCCCAACCGGCTGGCCGTGGTCGGCGACGTGCTGTTCGCCGGCTCGATCGGCCGCACCGACTTCCCGCGCGGCAACCACGCCGACCTGATCCGCTCGATCCGCACGCGGCTGTGGCCGCTGGGCGAGGACGTGACCTTTATCCCCGGGCACGGCCCGGTCTCGACCTTCGGCGACGAGCGCCGCAACAACCCGTTCGTCGCCGATCACGTGGTCGACGCGGCCTGAGGCCATGGCCAAGCAACAGGCGCCCGACACCCGTCCCGAGATCTACGTCAGCACCGACGTCGAGGCCGACGGCCCGATCCCGGGCCCGCACTCGATGCTGTCCTTTGCCTCGGTGGCGATGCTGGCGGACAAGACCGTGCTCGGCACCTTCTCGGCCAATCTCGAAACCCTGCCCGGCGCCGCCGGCCACCCGGTGCAGATGCAGTGGTGGCAAACCCAGCCCGAAGCCTGGAGCGCCTGCCGGCGCGACCTGCAGCGCCCCGAGGACGCCATGGTGCGCTATGTCGAATGGGTCGAGGCGCTGCCCGGCAAGCCGGTCTTCGTCGCCTTTCCGGCGGGTTTCGATTTCACCTGGATGTTCTGGTACATGATGCGCTTCGCCGGGCGCTCGCCATTCGGCTGGGCCGCGCTCGACGTCAAGACGCTGGGCTTCGCGCTGACCGGGCGGCCCTATCGCAAGACCGTCAAGGCGGCCTTCCCGGCCGGATGGATGGATCCGCTGCCGCACACCCATGTGGCGCTCGACGATGCGATGGAACAGGGCGCGCTGTTCTGCAACATGCTGGCGACGCTGCGCGAGCGCGAAGCGGCGCTGGCAACGCTCACGCCCGACGAAGGAACCAGCGCGAGCGAGCCCTCACCTCCGCCAGCCCAGCCCTGACCAGCTGTTGCGCCGCGTCAAGCGCGGCGGCATGTCCCTTGCAGGCCGCTGCTCGCATCTGGCGCCAGCCCGGCTATAGTAGAAGCGGATATGGCGTTACCGGGCGAAACGAGCCATGACTAACCGGCGCACTTGCGCAGCCACGCCATATGCCGTTTGAGCCATCCTGCCCGGACCGCGCGGCGCCTGCCGAGGAGGTGTCGAACATGCGTTTCCCTACCGACCTGCACTTGAGAGACCTGGCCGGCCGGATCCATTGGCCGCATGCCACGCGCGACGCCACGCCCATCACCCATCGCCACTCCTCGGATGAGGACGCCGAAGTCGCCAAGGCCACGCTCTACGTCAGCACCGTGACGCTGGTGGTGCTGCTGGTGGTGCTGGCGGCCATCGCTTTCGGTCAGGAGGCCATGCACTGGCTGGGTGTTCATTAGACGACCCAGCCTGAAGCAGACTGCCTCGCAGACCGGCCGGCCCCCACCACCGTGGGGGCCGGTTCTGTTTCAGGCCAGCAGCGGCGCGACGTTCTCGGGCGGGCGGCCGATCGCGGCGCGGCGGTTGCGCACCACCACCGGT
This Cupriavidus nantongensis DNA region includes the following protein-coding sequences:
- a CDS encoding septal ring lytic transglycosylase RlpA family protein; amino-acid sequence: MLRISALPKRWQQLAKLGACTACAVVLAACATPPESDIAGTDAGDAVPTRAAKNSKPARTERAEAKPAARAPDTGSWNLFGYDPDEGRSGNSLEGLRADIGTFEQRGEASWYGKGFHGRKTANGERFDMRAMTAAHPSLPLDSWVLVRNLRNNKVAVLRINDRGPYHGNRVLDVSYGAARRLGFVERGATNVEIRRLTRTEVAALGPQVDAGGTEAGDGSGDDDVSVPELANSLAPAKAGKAKASGKTVKRKRR
- a CDS encoding MBL fold metallo-hydrolase, translated to MKALLIPVTPFQQNCSLLIDESTGAAAVCDPGGDLDRIRAAVSEQGVTLEKIFLTHGHVDHCAGAAALSRELGIPIEGPHQDERFWIEQLPEQTRRFGFGHAESFEPDRWLENGDTVQFGNETLEVYHCPGHTPGHVVFFSRPNRLAVVGDVLFAGSIGRTDFPRGNHADLIRSIRTRLWPLGEDVTFIPGHGPVSTFGDERRNNPFVADHVVDAA